In one window of Pieris brassicae chromosome 10, ilPieBrab1.1, whole genome shotgun sequence DNA:
- the LOC123714985 gene encoding ATP-dependent RNA helicase dbp2-like isoform X1, with protein MYDDRRGGRGGGRGGPRGGRGGRGGSRGGRSSDRSQDRGNRFGGSRGGRDGGRGGSRGFGGRDRGGRDGRDDFRSNFKNEQPGGALRKIRWDTITLTPFQKNFYNPHPNVQMRSMAEVEAYRSQHQITVKGRDVPPPSVYFEEGGFPDYAMKEILKQGFPHPTPIQAQGWPIALSGRDMVGIAQTGSGKTLAYILPAIVHIINQPRLLRDEGPIVLVLAPTRELAQQIQQALVSMNGDTVDRDRMPGPMDVVATDFGQNVQVRNTCIFGGAPKGPQGRMLERGVEIVIATPGRLIDFLEKNTTNLHRCTYLVLDEADRMLDMGFEPQIRKIIEQIRPDRQVLMWSATWPKEVQNLAEEFLVDYIQINIGSLSLSANHNILQIVDVCEEWEKNDKLLTLLNEISSEEETKTIIFAETKRKVDDITKTINRAGWHALAIHGDKNQQDRDYVLGQFRQNPGAILVATDVAARGLDVEDVKFVINYDYPNNSEDYVHRIGRTGRSHNTGTAYTLFTPNNSAKAKDLMSVLSEANQVVNPRLMELAQCGTGFKGKGFSRGGSRYRDRDSDSGRGRGRGRDGGRGSRGGRPETRGSRWDNNDSNGQSGFNREDGFQRQSFGRDQSRESFRGRGRGRGRGGFGQGFDQGQQGFPDQTQGYQPSSYYNMYGQQQAQ; from the exons AT GTACGACGATAGACGCGGAGGGCGCGGCGGTGGACGTGGTGGTCCCAGGGGCGGTCGTGGAGGCAGGGGTGGGTCTAGAGGAGGTCGTTCTAGTGATCGGTCTCAAGACAGGGGAAACAGATTCGGCGGCAGCCGTGGGGGACGAGATGGTGGTAGGGGAGGCAGTCGAGGATTCGGTGGACGCGATCGAGGTGGCCGAGACGGCAGGGATGATTTCCGCAGCAATTTCAAGAACGAACAACCAGGTGGAGCGCTTCGTAAAATTCGCTGGGATACAATAACGCTTACTCCATTTCAAAAGAATTTCTACAATCCTCACCCCAATGTTCAAATGCGCTCAATGGCGGAAGTGGAAGCTTATAGAAGCCAGCACCAGATTACAGTTAAAGGTCGTGATGTTCCTCCACCAAGTGTATATTTTGAAGAGGGTGGCTTCCCTGATTATGCAATGAAAGAGATTCTAAAGCAAGGCTTTCCACATCCTACACCAATTCAAGCTCAAGGTTGGCCAATTGCTTTGTCTGGAAGAGACATGGTTGGCATTGCACAGACGGGTTCAGGAAAGACTCTTGCATACATTTTACCAGCTATTGTCCACATTATTAACCAGCCAAGATTACTAAGGGATGAGGGACCAATTGTTCTAGTCCTAGCTCCTACTAGGGAGCTTGCGCAGCAAATTCAACAG GCTTTGGTATCCATGAATGGGGACACAGTTGACCGAGACAGAATGCCAGGCCCCATGGACGtt gTGGCAACAGATTTTGGTCAAAATGTTCAAGTGCGCAATACCTGTATATTTGGTGGAGCTCCAAAGGGGCCTCAGGGCAGAATGTTGGAACGGGGAGTTGAGATTGTCATTGCAACACCAGGAAGACTTATTGATTTCTTGGAGAAAA atacAACAAATCTACATCGCTGTACCTATCTGGTGTTGGATGAAGCAGATAGGATGTTGGACATGGGTTTTGAGCCTCAGATAAGAAAGATCATTGAGCAAATACGGCCTGACAGACAG GTTCTGATGTGGTCCGCAACATGGCCTAAAGAGGTTCAAAACTTAGCTGAAGAATTCCTCGTAGATTACATACAGATCAATATTGGTTCACTTTCTTTATCCGCTAACCACAACATTCTACAAATCGTCGATGTCTGTGAGGAATGGGAGAAAAATGATAAACTGCTTACACTACTTAATGAGATTTCATCAGAAGAGGAGACCAAAACCATCATATTTGCAGAAACAAAGAGAAAG GTTGACGACATAACAAAAACCATCAACCGGGCGGGTTGGCACGCGCTCGCCATTCACGGCGATAAAAACCAACAGGACAGGGATTACGTTTTAGGACAATTCAGGCAAAACCCGGGTGCGATATTAGTCGCTACCGATGTAGCGGCTAGAGGACTTG ACGTCGAGGATGTGAAGTTCGTGATAAACTACGACTATCCAAACAATTCTGAGGACTACGTGCACAGAATCGGACGTACGGGACGCTCGCACAACACCGGAACAGCGTACACGCTCTTCACGCCTAATAATTCCGCCAAG GCGAAGGACCTAATGTCAGTGTTGTCAGAAGCAAATCAAGTGGTAAACCCTAGATTGATGGAACTGGCGCAGTGCGGCACAGGTTTCAAAGGAAAGGGATTca GTCGTGGCGGCAGTCGGTACCGTGACCGTGATAGTGACTCTGGGCGCGGTCGCGGCAGAGGAAGGGACGGAGGCAGGGGGAGCAGGGGAGGTAGACCGGAGACCAGAG gCTCAAGATGGGACAATAACGACTCGAATGGCCAATCCGGCTTCAACAGGGAAGACGGTTTTCAGCGCCAGAGTTTTGGACGTGACCAGAGCCGTGAGTCATTCCGCGGGCGTGGCAGGGGGCGCGGTCGCGGAGGGTTCGGTCAGGGCTTCGACCAGGGACAGCAGGGCTTCCCCGATCAGACGCAAGGATACCAGCCGAGTagctattataatatgtatgggCAGCAGCAGGCTCAATAG
- the LOC123715444 gene encoding protein trapped in endoderm-1 isoform X2, with amino-acid sequence MDVNSTLATIYPREATILAAACACIFSMVGVIGNLITTVALVMHPKLRGHVTTMFVLSLCVSDLLFCSINLPLTASRYINEEWVLGPRLCQMFAFVFYGNEAVSLLSMVAITINRYTLIAYYDMYSQIYTTTKIWIQLFTIWLVSFGLMVPSLLEVWGKLGLDQNTFSCTILPKDGRSPKKYLFVFGFALPCVVIIVSYSCIYWRVRESKRKLEGRSKLSGQTAKEKEEDSRLTTLMLTIFLCFLACFLPLMIMNVADDGIRFPWFHIIASILAWASSVINPLIYAATNRQYRAAYGNLLKICRNNPVTKRTTWGSRTVGQSSNSPHYVEKRKDKPTKL; translated from the exons GCAACCTCATAACGACTGTGGCACTCGTGATGCATCCAAAGCTTCGTGGCCATGTCACTACAATGTTCGTATTGTCACTCTGTGTCTCTGATCTTCTCTTCTGCAGTATCAACTTGCCGCTTACAGCTAGCAG GTACATAAATGAAGAATGGGTGTTGGGTCCTCGCCTCTGCCAGATGTTTGCATTTGTCTTTTACGGCAATGAGGCCGTTTCTCTTCTGTCTATGGTGGCTATCACAATTAACAG ATACACCCTTATCGCCTACTATGACATGTACTCACAGATCTACACCACAACCAAGATCTGGATCCAGCTCTTCACCATATGGCTCGTCTCCTTTGGACTTATG gTCCCTTCACTTCTCGAAGTGTGGGGTAAATTGGGGTTAGACCAAAACACATTTTCATGCACAATCCTACCGAAGGACGGTCGGAGTCCCAAGAAGTACTTGTTCGTGTTCGGATTTGCATTGCCTTGTGTTGTGATAATTGTATCATACTCGTGCATCTACTGGCGCGTTCGAGAGAGCAAACGGAAGCTGGAGGGCCGAAG TAAACTAAGCGGCCAGACAGCGAAAGAAAAGGAAGAGGACTCGAGACTGACTACCCTGATGCTGACAATCTTCCTTTGTTTCTTGGCTTGTTTCCTTCCTCTCATGATCATGAATGTCGCTGATGATGGCATCCGATTCCCTTGGTTCCATATCATTGCATCTATCCTAGCATGGGCCTCCAGTGTCATAAATCCTCTAATCTACGCCGCAACCAATAGACAATATAGAGCGGCGTATGGCAACCTTCTAAAAATTTGCCGAAATAACCCTGTCACTAAACGCACGACTTGGGGAAGTCGAACCGTCGGCCAATCATCGAATTCTCCGCATTATGTTGAAAAACGTAAAGACAAACCGACTAAATTATAA
- the LOC123715411 gene encoding tektin-B1-like codes for MDASIPVYEKPHSRLSVLDWTRNVQRLQNDARLRRFESYELRQRANQLRNETSVTTRWDNYVNNELLRDRTFEVESWRENQRFTREQVRDESRALQEEKNATELQLESLQVPLMVSSQCLTNRDQRLPPELTRDTLGEELNKELHILENSKRVLTDVCHMGWEKLKELTNVFCRLEREIQNKDDALGIDRHVKELDRYSSDISFKIDPTRVPPESITEESYVHCIENTIKIAEQLMRESKSLRETMFRSREQVKNQLYAQCQAVEMVMRRRVFDIQRARNEMEWQKLKLEQNLAKVEREIESLRAAVADKINPTKLVETRLVTRTRRPVLERVQDKPTRGLIEEYERVHTSTSTLEKKLEDALSTYHGMHIHYLRVTKDLQYKNQALETDRRLVEIRKPLHRSDDTEFQRNIGYCHMSDELVTD; via the exons ATGGATGCCTCAATACCTGTATACGAGAAGCCTCATTCTCGCCTTAGTGTCCTAGATTGGACTCGAAATGTACAAAGGCTGCAAAACGACGCGAGATTACGTCGCTTTGAATCTTATGAGCTACGTCAGAGGGCAAATCAACTTCGAAATGAGACTTCGGTGACTACTAGATGGgacaattatgttaataacgAACTGTTAAGAGATAG AACATTCGAAGTAGAGTCATGGCGAGAAAATCAAAGATTCACTCGGGAGCAGGTAAGAGATGAGAGTAGAGCGCTACAAGAAGAGAAGAACGCGACTGAACTTCAACTGGAATCACTCCAAGTACCACTTATGGTGAGTTCTCAGTGTCTCACTAATCGAGACCAGAGACTTCCACCTGAGTTGACCAGGGATACATTGGGAGAGGAGTTGAATAAG GAATTACACATACTGGAAAACAGCAAACGCGTCCTAACAGACGTATGCCATATGGGCTGGGagaaattaaaagaattaacTAATGTCTTCTGTCGGTTAGAGCGAGAGATACAGAACAAGGATGACGCATTGGGCATAGATCGCCACGTGAAAGAGCTGGACAGATACAGTTCTGATATTTCTTTTAAGATCGACCCTACAAGGGTACCACCTGA ATCCATAACAGAAGAAAGCTACGTTCACTGCATAGAGAATACTATAAAAATCGCTGAGCAGCTGATGAGAGAATCTAAATCATTACGAGAGACTATGTTTAGAAGTCGTGAACAGGTCAAAAACCAGTTGTATGCGCAATGTCAGGCAGTGGAGATGGTGATGAGGAGAAGGGTGTTTGATATACAGAGGGCCAGAAATGAAATGGAGTGGCAGAAACTGAAG ttagagCAAAATCTCGCCAAGGTAGAGCGAGAAATAGAAtctctacgagcggccgttgCTGACAAAATAAATCCAACTAAGTTGGTGGAAACCCGTCTGGTAACCAGAACACGACGACCTGTTTTGGAGAGAGTGCAG GATAAGCCAACACGTGGTCTGATAGAAGAGTACGAGAGAGTTCATACAAGCACCAGTACGTTGGAGAAGAAACTAGAAGATGCACT TTCCACATACCATGGCATGCATATCCACTACCTAAGGGTAACCAAAGATCTGCAGTACAAGAACCAGGCTCTAGAGACTGACAGGCGGCTGGTGGAGATTCGGAAACCACTCCATCGATCTGATGATACCGAGTTTCAAAGGAATATTGGTTATTGCCATATGAGTGATGAATTGGTAACAGACTAG
- the LOC123714985 gene encoding ATP-dependent RNA helicase dbp2-like isoform X2 has protein sequence MYDDRRGGRGGGRGGPRGGRGGRGGSRGGRSSDRSQDRGNRFGGSRGGRDGGRGGSRGFGGRDRGGRDGRDDFRSNFKNEQPGGALRKIRWDTITLTPFQKNFYNPHPNVQMRSMAEVEAYRSQHQITVKGRDVPPPSVYFEEGGFPDYAMKEILKQGFPHPTPIQAQGWPIALSGRDMVGIAQTGSGKTLAYILPAIVHIINQPRLLRDEGPIVLVLAPTRELAQQIQQVATDFGQNVQVRNTCIFGGAPKGPQGRMLERGVEIVIATPGRLIDFLEKNTTNLHRCTYLVLDEADRMLDMGFEPQIRKIIEQIRPDRQVLMWSATWPKEVQNLAEEFLVDYIQINIGSLSLSANHNILQIVDVCEEWEKNDKLLTLLNEISSEEETKTIIFAETKRKVDDITKTINRAGWHALAIHGDKNQQDRDYVLGQFRQNPGAILVATDVAARGLDVEDVKFVINYDYPNNSEDYVHRIGRTGRSHNTGTAYTLFTPNNSAKAKDLMSVLSEANQVVNPRLMELAQCGTGFKGKGFSRGGSRYRDRDSDSGRGRGRGRDGGRGSRGGRPETRGSRWDNNDSNGQSGFNREDGFQRQSFGRDQSRESFRGRGRGRGRGGFGQGFDQGQQGFPDQTQGYQPSSYYNMYGQQQAQ, from the exons AT GTACGACGATAGACGCGGAGGGCGCGGCGGTGGACGTGGTGGTCCCAGGGGCGGTCGTGGAGGCAGGGGTGGGTCTAGAGGAGGTCGTTCTAGTGATCGGTCTCAAGACAGGGGAAACAGATTCGGCGGCAGCCGTGGGGGACGAGATGGTGGTAGGGGAGGCAGTCGAGGATTCGGTGGACGCGATCGAGGTGGCCGAGACGGCAGGGATGATTTCCGCAGCAATTTCAAGAACGAACAACCAGGTGGAGCGCTTCGTAAAATTCGCTGGGATACAATAACGCTTACTCCATTTCAAAAGAATTTCTACAATCCTCACCCCAATGTTCAAATGCGCTCAATGGCGGAAGTGGAAGCTTATAGAAGCCAGCACCAGATTACAGTTAAAGGTCGTGATGTTCCTCCACCAAGTGTATATTTTGAAGAGGGTGGCTTCCCTGATTATGCAATGAAAGAGATTCTAAAGCAAGGCTTTCCACATCCTACACCAATTCAAGCTCAAGGTTGGCCAATTGCTTTGTCTGGAAGAGACATGGTTGGCATTGCACAGACGGGTTCAGGAAAGACTCTTGCATACATTTTACCAGCTATTGTCCACATTATTAACCAGCCAAGATTACTAAGGGATGAGGGACCAATTGTTCTAGTCCTAGCTCCTACTAGGGAGCTTGCGCAGCAAATTCAACAG gTGGCAACAGATTTTGGTCAAAATGTTCAAGTGCGCAATACCTGTATATTTGGTGGAGCTCCAAAGGGGCCTCAGGGCAGAATGTTGGAACGGGGAGTTGAGATTGTCATTGCAACACCAGGAAGACTTATTGATTTCTTGGAGAAAA atacAACAAATCTACATCGCTGTACCTATCTGGTGTTGGATGAAGCAGATAGGATGTTGGACATGGGTTTTGAGCCTCAGATAAGAAAGATCATTGAGCAAATACGGCCTGACAGACAG GTTCTGATGTGGTCCGCAACATGGCCTAAAGAGGTTCAAAACTTAGCTGAAGAATTCCTCGTAGATTACATACAGATCAATATTGGTTCACTTTCTTTATCCGCTAACCACAACATTCTACAAATCGTCGATGTCTGTGAGGAATGGGAGAAAAATGATAAACTGCTTACACTACTTAATGAGATTTCATCAGAAGAGGAGACCAAAACCATCATATTTGCAGAAACAAAGAGAAAG GTTGACGACATAACAAAAACCATCAACCGGGCGGGTTGGCACGCGCTCGCCATTCACGGCGATAAAAACCAACAGGACAGGGATTACGTTTTAGGACAATTCAGGCAAAACCCGGGTGCGATATTAGTCGCTACCGATGTAGCGGCTAGAGGACTTG ACGTCGAGGATGTGAAGTTCGTGATAAACTACGACTATCCAAACAATTCTGAGGACTACGTGCACAGAATCGGACGTACGGGACGCTCGCACAACACCGGAACAGCGTACACGCTCTTCACGCCTAATAATTCCGCCAAG GCGAAGGACCTAATGTCAGTGTTGTCAGAAGCAAATCAAGTGGTAAACCCTAGATTGATGGAACTGGCGCAGTGCGGCACAGGTTTCAAAGGAAAGGGATTca GTCGTGGCGGCAGTCGGTACCGTGACCGTGATAGTGACTCTGGGCGCGGTCGCGGCAGAGGAAGGGACGGAGGCAGGGGGAGCAGGGGAGGTAGACCGGAGACCAGAG gCTCAAGATGGGACAATAACGACTCGAATGGCCAATCCGGCTTCAACAGGGAAGACGGTTTTCAGCGCCAGAGTTTTGGACGTGACCAGAGCCGTGAGTCATTCCGCGGGCGTGGCAGGGGGCGCGGTCGCGGAGGGTTCGGTCAGGGCTTCGACCAGGGACAGCAGGGCTTCCCCGATCAGACGCAAGGATACCAGCCGAGTagctattataatatgtatgggCAGCAGCAGGCTCAATAG
- the LOC123715148 gene encoding ATP synthase subunit d, mitochondrial: MAKRITQSSINWAAIAERVPPNQKSNLSAFKMKSDSYLRRVLANPPEPPKINWSQYKSAITVPGMVDNFQKQYEALKIPYPADTLTSQIDSQWAQIQKEIDDFISQSNANIAKYEKEVAETKALLPFDQMTMEDFRDSYPELALDPINKPTFWPHEPEDQIDYVDPEGNKAAPSH, translated from the exons ATGGCGAAACGAATTACCCAAAGCTCGATTAACTGGGCTGCTATAGCTGAAAGAGTGCCGCCTAACCAAAAATCCAACTTGTCTGCTTTTAAAATGAAGTCGGACTCCTACCTCAGAAG AGTTTTGGCTAACCCTCCTGAGCCGCCTAAGATTAATTGGTCTCAATACAAATCTGCAATCACTGTCCCTGGCATGGTAGACAACTTCCAGAAACAATATGAAGCTTTGAAGATTCCTTACCCAGCGGACACACTCACCTCTCAAATTGATAGTCAATGGGCTCAGATTCAAAAAGAAATTGACGATTTTATCAGCCAATCTAACGCTAACATTGCCAA aTATGAAAAGGAAGTTGCTGAAACCAAGGCCTTATTGCCATTTGACCAGATGACAATGGAGGACTTCCGTGATTCATACCCAGAATTGGCTCTCGATCCCATCAACAAGCCTACCTTCTGGCCCCACGAACCTGAAGACCAGATTGACTATGTTGACCCAGAGGGCAACAAAGCAGCACCAAgtcattaa
- the LOC123715444 gene encoding protein trapped in endoderm-1 isoform X1, giving the protein MDVNSTLATIYPREATILAAACACIFSMVGVIGNLITTVALVMHPKLRGHVTTMFVLSLCVSDLLFCSINLPLTASRYINEEWVLGPRLCQMFAFVFYGNEAVSLLSMVAITINRYTLIAYYDMYSQIYTTTKIWIQLFTIWLVSFGLMVPSLLEVWGKLGLDQNTFSCTILPKDGRSPKKYLFVFGFALPCVVIIVSYSCIYWRVRESKRKLEGRRCVCGKLSGQTAKEKEEDSRLTTLMLTIFLCFLACFLPLMIMNVADDGIRFPWFHIIASILAWASSVINPLIYAATNRQYRAAYGNLLKICRNNPVTKRTTWGSRTVGQSSNSPHYVEKRKDKPTKL; this is encoded by the exons GCAACCTCATAACGACTGTGGCACTCGTGATGCATCCAAAGCTTCGTGGCCATGTCACTACAATGTTCGTATTGTCACTCTGTGTCTCTGATCTTCTCTTCTGCAGTATCAACTTGCCGCTTACAGCTAGCAG GTACATAAATGAAGAATGGGTGTTGGGTCCTCGCCTCTGCCAGATGTTTGCATTTGTCTTTTACGGCAATGAGGCCGTTTCTCTTCTGTCTATGGTGGCTATCACAATTAACAG ATACACCCTTATCGCCTACTATGACATGTACTCACAGATCTACACCACAACCAAGATCTGGATCCAGCTCTTCACCATATGGCTCGTCTCCTTTGGACTTATG gTCCCTTCACTTCTCGAAGTGTGGGGTAAATTGGGGTTAGACCAAAACACATTTTCATGCACAATCCTACCGAAGGACGGTCGGAGTCCCAAGAAGTACTTGTTCGTGTTCGGATTTGCATTGCCTTGTGTTGTGATAATTGTATCATACTCGTGCATCTACTGGCGCGTTCGAGAGAGCAAACGGAAGCTGGAGGGCCGAAGGTGTGTATGTGG TAAACTAAGCGGCCAGACAGCGAAAGAAAAGGAAGAGGACTCGAGACTGACTACCCTGATGCTGACAATCTTCCTTTGTTTCTTGGCTTGTTTCCTTCCTCTCATGATCATGAATGTCGCTGATGATGGCATCCGATTCCCTTGGTTCCATATCATTGCATCTATCCTAGCATGGGCCTCCAGTGTCATAAATCCTCTAATCTACGCCGCAACCAATAGACAATATAGAGCGGCGTATGGCAACCTTCTAAAAATTTGCCGAAATAACCCTGTCACTAAACGCACGACTTGGGGAAGTCGAACCGTCGGCCAATCATCGAATTCTCCGCATTATGTTGAAAAACGTAAAGACAAACCGACTAAATTATAA